A region from the Fusarium graminearum PH-1 chromosome 4, whole genome shotgun sequence genome encodes:
- a CDS encoding diphthamide biosynthesis protein 4: MTSSQSISSSADTATHYQVLNITSALLDTQHDSTPLIKRAYHRALLRNHPDKVANSDPSSVFFTVDQITTALNVLSSPSARVAYDAALRVSRPTGAAGRDGSFQTGVENVDLDDLAFDEDQECWYRPCRCGNEHSYEFREADLEEVSEEGELVVGCLDCSLWLRVHFAVLDENEDDVQPSSTTSKDKI, translated from the coding sequence ATGACATCTTCTCAGTCTATATCCTCGTCGGCAGACACAGCCACGCACTACCAGGTTCTCAACATCACATCTGCTCTACTCGACACCCAACATGACTCTACGCCCCTCATAAAGCGCGCCTATCATCGGGCCCTCCTCCGCAACCACCCAGACAAAGTCGCAAACtcagatccatcatcagtTTTCTTTACTGTTGATCAAATCACCACAGCACTTAATGTTCTTTCCAGTCCTTCTGCCCGCGTCGCCTACGACGCCGCACTACGAGTGTCTCGCCCGACTGGGGCGGCGGGCCGGGATGGCTCCTTTCAGACAGGCGTAGAAAATGTCGATCTGGATGACTTGGCTTTCGATGAGGACCAGGAGTGCTGGTACCGTCCTTGTCGCTGCGGAAACGAGCACAGCTACGAGTTTCGTGAGGCTGACTTGGAGGAAGTGAGTGAAGAGGGGGAGCTCGTGGTTGGCTGCCTTGATTGCAGCTTGTGGCTGCGGGTTCACTTTGCCGTACTGGATGAAAATGAAGACGATGTACAACCTTCAAGTACTACTTCTAAAGACAAAATTTAA
- a CDS encoding pre-mRNA-splicing ATP-dependent RNA helicase PRP28, with amino-acid sequence MPLDIEELLRKKKAADTAAAKPRFIPKAERERLAAEKAKKEEDDKKRKASEEEQKRKEEEQKWRSNGSSRPNESNGSGRVPTGPRSMNDGRDDRERDRDRDQGRGRVRGKDRKGDKQGVGADKQSAEDIEATLLRSRYLGPQVNQQSNFSAKKKRMRTTEKKFNFEWDADEDTSRDNDPLYDRQTAVSHNGSFAGIGGEFDDGAEERARKRAKMIAQRDPENGKERAEGIMEDFFRARDKARQRADRRGLGKHWSEKSLDDMRERDWRIFKEDFGIATKGGMIPNPMRSWQESNLPQRLLNIVDDVGYKDPSPIQRAAIPIALQARDLIGVAVTGSGKTAAFLLPLLVYISDLPPLDEINKHDGPYALIMAPTRELVQQIETEARKFAGPLGFRVVSIVGGHQIEEQAYNLRDGAEIVVATPGRLLDCIERRLLVLSQCCYVIMDEADRMIDLGFEESVNKILDALPVTNEKPDTDEAENAQIMQRYLGGRDRYRQTMMYTATMPPLVERIAKKYLRRPAIVTIGNAGEAVDTVEQRVEFVSGEDRRKKRLQEILSSGNFGPPIIVFVNIKRNCDAVARDIKQMGWSAVTLHGSKTQEQREAALGSVRAGHTQVLVATDLAGRGIDVPDVSLVVNFNMATNIESYTHRIGRTGRAGKSGVAITFLGPEDHETMYDLKQILSKSSISKVPEELRRHEAAQSKPVRGAKKDKDEGSGKGNWQH; translated from the coding sequence ATGCCCCTCGACATCGAAGAGCTATTGCGCAAAAAGAAAGCAGCTGATACCGCTGCCGCGAAACCTCGATTTATCCCCAAGGCCGAACGAGAACGACTAGCAGCCGagaaagcaaagaaagaagaggacgacaagaagcgcaaagCTTCTGAAGAGGAGCAGAagcgaaaagaagaggaacaaaaaTGGAGATCAAATGGATCATCAAGACCTAACGAATCCAACGGATCGGGGCGCGTGCCTACAGGTCCCAGATCCATGAACGACGGCCGAGATGATCGAGAACGCGATCGCGATCGCgaccaaggaagagggcGAGTACGAGGAAAAGATAGGAAAGGAGACAAACAAGGAGTGGGAGCTGACAAGCAGTCGGCGGAAGACATTGAAGCTACTCTTCTACGGTCTCGATACCTTGGCCCACAAGTGAATCAGCAATCCAACTTCtctgcaaagaagaagcgcatgCGAACAACGGAAAAGAAGTTCAATTTCGAATGggatgcagatgaagatACCTCTCGCGACAACGATCCCCTATACGATCGGCAGACTGCAGTCAGCCATAACGGATCATTTGCTGGTATCGGCGGCGAATTCGACGATGGGGCTGAGGAACGAGCGCGCAAACGAGCGAAAATGATTGCGCAAAGAGACCCCGAAAACGGAAAGGAGAGAGCAGAGGGTATCATGGAGGACTTTTTCCGAGCACGCGACAAGGCGAGGCAACGAGCGGATCGAAGAGGACTGGGTAAGCACTGGTCTGAAAAGTCCCTGGATGACATGCGAGAACGAGATTGGCGTATTTTCAAAGAGGACTTTGGCATTGCTACCAAGGGCGGTATGATCCCTAACCCTATGCGCAGCTGGCAGGAGTCGAATCTGCCACAACGCTTACTcaacattgttgatgatgttggataCAAGGACCCTTCGCCTATTCAACGAGCTGCTATTCCTATCGCCCTGCAAGCTCGAGATCTTATCGGTGTAGCCGTCACTGGTTCCGGAAAGACGGCTGCGTTCCTTCTACCACTACTTGTTTACATCTCCGATCTACCGCCCCTGGATGAGATCAACAAGCACGATGGTCCTTATGCTCTCATCATGGCCCCCACTCGAGAACTGGTCCAGCAGATTGAAACCGAAGCCAGGAAATTCGCAGGACCTCTTGGTTTCCGTGTTGTGAGcattgttggtggtcatCAAATTGAAGAGCAAGCATACAACCTACGTGATGGTGCCGAAATTGTCGTCGCTACACCAGGTCGTCTGCTTGATTGTATTGAGCGCCGACTTCTCGTTCTCTCACAATGTTGCTACGTGATTATGGATGAAGCCGATCGTATGATTGATCTCGGTTTCGAAGAATCCGTCAACAAGATTCTCGATGCCCTACCAGTCACCAACGAGAAGCCAGACACAGATGAAGCTGAAAATGCTCAAATAATGCAGCGCTACTTGGGCGGTAGGGATCGTTACAGACAGACCATGATGTACACGGCCACCATGCCGCCTCTCGTAGAGAGAATTGCAAAGAAGTATCTCCGTCGCCCAGCCATTGTCACCATTGGTAATGCAGGCGAGGCCGTCGACACAGTTGAGCAGCGCGTTGAGTTTGTTTCAGGTGAAGACCGCCGCAAGAAGAGACTTCAGGAGATCCTGTCTTCAGGTAACTTTGGGCCGCCTATCATTGTCttcgtcaacatcaagcgcAACTGTGACGCTGTTGCTCGAGATATCAAACAAATGGGCTGGTCTGCCGTCACACTGCACGGTTCAAAGACCCAAGAACAGCGAGAGGCTGCCCTCGGCTCTGTCCGCGCTGGTCACACACAGGTTCTCGTCGCAACCGATCTTGCCGGTCGTGGTATCGATGTGCCCGACGTTTCCCTGgtcgtcaacttcaacatggccacAAACATTGAGAGTTACACCCATCGTATCGGTCGTACAGGTCGTGCTGGAAAGAGTGGTGTGGCTATCACATTCCTGGGCCCTGAGGATCATGAAACTATGTACGATCTCAAACAGATCTTGAGCAAGAGCTCCATCTCAAAGGTCCCCGAGGAGTTGAGGAGACACGAGGCTGCTCAGTCGAAGCCCGTACGTGGcgccaagaaagacaaggatgaaGGATCTGGGAAGGGAAACTGGCAACACTAA